A single window of Nitrospinota bacterium DNA harbors:
- a CDS encoding FtsQ-type POTRA domain-containing protein, with product MMRTLVKNKIRTDRISELPKYKSALGSQRVHLAAAKQEGPGIFGKFLMQLVLFTVTALILTACYHVAVTHPVFIIKKVKVIGNEMIAVSDILGKAAGSLRGNIFMTDLDAVSEIILQNPWLESVSFEKELPSTLAVTVAVRKAEAVIVAGEEKYLVSRDGIILGKASDSDGFLMVTGFSGGFRPGDVIDRAEFDDAFAIKNLFNRENVFHDQIVEVDIGNPDRLKAVTGKDRIFISFPSKREEWKEKFLEYLAVRKILASRGETAKAIDLSFKNQVVVVRGGQENEPLRKEKNNFTL from the coding sequence ATGATGCGGACATTGGTGAAAAACAAGATCCGGACTGACAGGATCTCAGAATTGCCAAAATACAAGAGCGCCCTTGGTTCTCAAAGAGTGCATCTGGCTGCGGCAAAACAGGAGGGGCCGGGAATTTTCGGGAAATTCCTTATGCAGCTGGTTCTCTTTACTGTCACGGCTTTGATATTGACAGCTTGTTATCATGTGGCGGTTACGCACCCGGTATTTATTATCAAGAAAGTGAAAGTAATCGGAAACGAGATGATAGCAGTCAGCGACATTCTCGGCAAAGCCGCAGGGAGTCTGCGAGGCAATATCTTTATGACCGATCTTGATGCCGTCTCCGAGATCATCCTGCAAAACCCGTGGCTCGAATCGGTTTCGTTCGAAAAGGAACTCCCGTCGACATTGGCCGTTACAGTGGCAGTAAGGAAAGCGGAAGCTGTAATAGTTGCAGGGGAGGAAAAATACCTGGTGAGCAGGGACGGAATAATTTTAGGGAAGGCATCCGATTCGGACGGATTTCTCATGGTAACGGGATTTAGCGGCGGTTTTCGTCCGGGCGACGTGATCGATAGGGCGGAATTCGACGACGCCTTTGCAATCAAGAACCTTTTTAACAGGGAAAATGTATTTCATGATCAGATAGTTGAGGTTGACATAGGCAATCCCGACAGGCTGAAAGCGGTGACAGGCAAGGACAGAATATTCATTTCATTTCCTTCAAAGAGGGAAGAATGGAAGGAAAAATTTCTTGAGTATCTTGCTGTCAGGAAAATTTTGGCTTCAAGGGGCGAAACAGCAAAGGCGATAGATCTTTCAT
- the murB gene encoding UDP-N-acetylmuramate dehydrogenase — MKTIRKNEPIKNHTSIRIGGNAGLFFIPDSEEEVAALFDENNNALLLGGGTNMLVSDEGVPVVISMKGMCEFESTQLEDGAVEVTVGSGYGFTALARKVSRLGLKGMEFAFGIPGTVGGAVVMNAGANGKEVKDVLSRVRLLVNNRYETVDAKDLSLSYRESSLPKGAVIIAASFVLERGIEKEIKETMMALYEKRKNSQPLNYPSAGSIFKNPPGEYAGKIIEELGFKGEKVGDAMVSEKHANFIINLGNATAAQVMELIRKVETTVKEKRGISLQREIITAGNI, encoded by the coding sequence ATGAAAACAATTCGAAAAAATGAACCGATTAAAAACCACACGTCCATCAGGATTGGGGGTAACGCAGGTCTGTTTTTTATTCCAGACAGCGAAGAGGAAGTTGCTGCCCTGTTTGATGAAAACAACAATGCGCTTCTGCTTGGCGGCGGAACAAACATGCTTGTTTCGGATGAAGGGGTACCGGTAGTGATATCCATGAAAGGGATGTGCGAGTTTGAATCGACTCAGTTGGAGGACGGGGCTGTGGAAGTGACTGTGGGTAGCGGATATGGATTTACCGCGCTTGCAAGAAAAGTTTCCCGGCTTGGATTGAAAGGGATGGAATTTGCTTTCGGCATACCCGGCACAGTGGGTGGCGCGGTAGTGATGAACGCGGGGGCCAACGGGAAAGAAGTGAAAGATGTATTGTCCAGGGTGCGGCTCCTTGTAAACAACAGATATGAAACGGTTGACGCAAAAGACCTCTCTCTCTCTTACAGGGAGAGTTCTTTGCCAAAAGGAGCGGTGATTATTGCGGCTTCATTCGTGCTGGAGAGAGGTATTGAAAAAGAGATAAAGGAAACGATGATGGCCTTGTACGAAAAAAGAAAGAACAGCCAGCCTTTGAACTACCCTTCGGCAGGCTCTATCTTTAAAAATCCTCCGGGCGAATATGCGGGAAAGATTATTGAAGAACTTGGCTTCAAGGGAGAAAAAGTTGGCGACGCGATGGTCAGTGAAAAGCATGCCAATTTCATTATCAATCTAGGCAACGCGACCGCCGCTCAGGTAATGGAGTTGATAAGGAAAGTCGAAACGACGGTCAAGGAAAAGAGGGGGATATCCCTTCAGCGCGAAATAATAACGGCAGGAAATATATGA
- the murC gene encoding UDP-N-acetylmuramate--L-alanine ligase, whose amino-acid sequence MGLNKPRIIHFVGIGGSGMSGIAEILLNLGHKVQGSDITRSDVIYRLEKLGAKIFIGHASENVGDAEVLVVSSAVQPDNPEVVTAIGKRIPVIPRAEMLAELMRMKEGIAVAGAHGKTTTSTLVAAILVEAGLDPTVVIGGRVKRFESGAKLGRGEYLVAEADESDGSFLHLAPIVAVVTNIDAEHLDYYGTEKKLHEAFMEFCNNVPFFGATIANGDDPVLSSFAPRMNKRFITFGFSEDCDLSATDYAQDGLRSSYTLVKDGRPMGKVQLNLTGRHNVLNSLAAIQTGLLLEIDFETIKKALNDFSGIARRLEVKGEKNGVKVIDDYGHHPNEIKATLKGLRGAFSDRRLVTLFQPHRYTRTRDCLNGFTESFSDTDVLAVLPIYAASEKPIQGISSNLISDGAIANGHKNVHLLESVDDSVEWLNKNLKKGDILLTLGAGNVFLQGEKYLENENNSKK is encoded by the coding sequence ATGGGGCTGAATAAACCTCGGATAATTCATTTTGTTGGAATAGGCGGTTCCGGCATGAGCGGGATAGCGGAGATACTTTTGAATCTGGGACACAAAGTGCAGGGTTCGGATATCACCCGCTCGGATGTTATCTACAGGCTTGAAAAACTCGGAGCTAAAATATTTATAGGGCACGCCTCCGAAAATGTAGGCGACGCGGAGGTTCTAGTGGTTTCCTCCGCTGTTCAGCCGGACAACCCTGAGGTGGTTACCGCCATCGGGAAGAGGATACCAGTAATCCCGCGCGCAGAGATGCTCGCTGAACTGATGCGAATGAAAGAGGGGATAGCCGTGGCAGGTGCGCATGGCAAAACCACGACATCCACTCTTGTAGCCGCGATACTTGTTGAAGCGGGCCTTGATCCAACTGTCGTTATAGGCGGGAGGGTGAAGCGTTTTGAATCGGGCGCAAAGCTCGGCAGGGGCGAATATCTTGTAGCGGAAGCGGATGAATCGGACGGTTCCTTTTTGCATCTTGCGCCGATAGTCGCTGTAGTGACGAACATTGATGCCGAGCATCTCGACTACTACGGCACAGAAAAGAAGCTTCACGAAGCTTTCATGGAGTTTTGCAACAATGTTCCGTTTTTCGGGGCTACCATTGCGAACGGAGACGATCCAGTATTGAGTTCCTTTGCGCCCCGGATGAACAAACGGTTCATCACGTTCGGATTTTCAGAGGATTGTGATCTCTCGGCTACAGATTACGCACAGGATGGATTGAGAAGCAGTTACACCTTGGTAAAAGACGGAAGGCCGATGGGAAAGGTTCAGCTGAATCTTACCGGTAGGCATAACGTATTGAACTCCCTGGCTGCGATACAGACGGGATTGCTACTTGAGATCGATTTTGAAACTATCAAGAAAGCGTTGAACGACTTTTCCGGTATCGCCAGACGTCTTGAGGTTAAAGGTGAAAAGAACGGTGTGAAGGTAATCGATGATTATGGCCACCATCCGAATGAAATAAAAGCGACACTGAAGGGATTGCGAGGAGCGTTCAGCGATAGAAGATTAGTAACTCTTTTTCAGCCTCACAGATATACGAGAACACGGGATTGCCTGAACGGTTTTACGGAATCGTTTTCTGACACGGACGTGTTGGCAGTTCTTCCGATATACGCCGCCAGCGAAAAGCCTATACAGGGAATAAGTTCGAATCTGATATCCGATGGTGCGATCGCAAATGGGCATAAGAACGTGCACCTGCTGGAGTCGGTCGATGATTCCGTAGAGTGGCTGAATAAAAACCTTAAGAAAGGTGACATATTATTAACGCTTGGAGCGGGAAACGTCTTCCTCCAGGGAGAGAAGTATCTGGAAAATGAAAACAATTCGAAAAAATGA